In Tepidanaerobacter syntrophicus, a single genomic region encodes these proteins:
- a CDS encoding UDP-N-acetylmuramoyl-L-alanyl-D-glutamate--2,6-diaminopimelate ligase, with protein sequence MKLKEIIEVIPDVSAVNGNINVEIKSVAYDSRKTEKGAVFIAISGFNFDGHKFIDDALERGACAVVGEKPIKLEGVPYIQVKNSRRALAAISAKFYNYPAEKLKLAGVTGTSGKTTVTHLIGRMLKGSGASAGIIGTIENTINNKKIAATHTTPESLELNKIFSQMVQDNVEYVAMEVSSHSLKLERVYGLKFEVGVFTNLSRDHLDFHKNFEDYFSSKKKLFDSVNQAVINIDDENGRKLLNMLAVPPITYGRDKSADLRAENVKISATGVLYDLVFKGKIYPVSYSTPGMFSVYNSLAAIGACLALGFPVEQLISVLKDAGGVRGRFELVENPLGINVIVDYAHKPDGLKNVLETIRGFCSRRIITVFGCGGDRDRGKRPQMGKIASELSDYVIITSDNPRSEDPESIIREIEAGIYKNNYEKIADRKKAIQRAISLAKKGDIVLIAGKGHETYQIFKDKTIHFDDREVAKEFLTRS encoded by the coding sequence GTGAAATTAAAAGAAATAATAGAAGTAATTCCTGATGTTTCAGCAGTAAATGGAAATATAAATGTAGAAATAAAATCTGTAGCATATGATTCTAGAAAAACAGAAAAAGGAGCAGTTTTTATTGCGATCTCCGGATTCAATTTTGACGGTCATAAATTTATAGACGATGCATTAGAGCGTGGGGCTTGTGCTGTTGTCGGAGAAAAACCCATAAAACTTGAGGGCGTACCGTATATTCAAGTAAAAAACAGCCGGAGAGCGCTAGCTGCGATATCAGCAAAGTTTTATAACTATCCTGCAGAAAAATTGAAACTAGCAGGGGTTACCGGCACAAGCGGAAAAACAACAGTAACTCATTTAATTGGAAGAATGCTCAAGGGCTCAGGGGCCTCTGCAGGGATTATAGGCACCATTGAAAACACTATAAATAACAAGAAGATTGCTGCTACTCATACGACCCCGGAGTCTCTAGAACTGAATAAAATCTTTTCACAGATGGTGCAAGATAATGTAGAATATGTGGCGATGGAAGTATCTTCACATTCCCTAAAACTTGAACGGGTATATGGCTTAAAGTTTGAAGTAGGGGTTTTTACCAACCTTAGCCGCGATCATCTGGATTTTCATAAGAATTTTGAGGATTATTTTAGTTCAAAGAAAAAGCTTTTTGATAGCGTAAATCAAGCAGTAATTAATATAGATGATGAAAATGGAAGAAAACTGCTAAATATGCTAGCTGTGCCTCCTATTACTTATGGTAGAGATAAATCGGCCGATTTAAGGGCTGAAAATGTTAAAATATCTGCCACAGGCGTCTTGTATGATTTAGTTTTTAAAGGTAAAATTTATCCTGTGTCTTATTCTACACCTGGTATGTTTAGTGTATATAATTCGCTGGCAGCTATAGGAGCGTGCCTTGCCTTAGGATTTCCGGTTGAACAGCTAATAAGCGTTCTTAAAGATGCCGGAGGCGTTCGAGGCAGATTTGAGCTGGTAGAAAACCCGCTGGGCATAAATGTAATAGTGGATTATGCCCACAAACCTGATGGGCTGAAAAATGTATTAGAAACAATAAGAGGATTTTGCTCAAGGAGGATAATTACCGTTTTTGGCTGCGGCGGAGACAGAGACAGGGGTAAAAGACCGCAAATGGGCAAAATTGCCTCTGAGCTTTCTGACTATGTTATAATCACGTCCGACAATCCAAGAAGCGAGGATCCTGAAAGCATTATCAGGGAAATTGAAGCTGGGATTTATAAAAACAATTATGAAAAAATTGCCGACCGAAAAAAGGCTATTCAAAGAGCCATATCTCTTGCAAAAAAGGGAGATATAGTGCTTATCGCAGGTAAAGGTCACGAAACCTACCAAATATTTAAAGATAAGACAATTCACTTTGACGATAGAGAAGTTGCTAAAGAGTTTTTAACAAGGAGCTAA
- a CDS encoding stage V sporulation protein D, producing the protein MDSLQAVVKTRLFIVRLILTVLGFAILGRVFWIQIVRGDDLKEQALNQWTNDMLIEPARGNIYDRNNNPLAISAKSDTVVASIPDIKDEDIEKTAASLSAVLHIKEEDLEKSLRDAKKAKKGAIYIKRKISDEESEALKKLNLKGIYFIKETKRFYPEKNLCSQVLGFTGIDGEGLNGVELSYENYLKGTPGRTVFEKDVWSRKLPFGQDQYTPPKDGLNLVLTIDKVIQNTAESELEKALVEHNAKRGTIIVMDPKTGEILAMASKPDYDPNSYSEFDEQLWKNPAISDTYEPGSTFKIMTALASLEEGVVRPEDKFFDPGYIMVSGVKIKCWYHSGHGSQTFVQAVENSCNPVFVEVATKLGKDRFMEYINKFGFGKATGIDLPGEAKGLLLDSSKIGPVELATISFGQGISVTPIQMISALTCVANDGKMVKPHIAKALTDKNGNVVKEVLPEFSDQLVSPKTAQEMKGILESVVSNGTGGKGKIEGYSVAGKTGTAEKYSPGKYIVSYMGFAPCKDPKLAALVIIDEPKEDLIYGGTIAGPVFQKVMADSLSYLGIKPETAAVVNSGTIKLPDLRNLFIEDAKKILTQNDLVPQIEGSGYVVEEQTPAPGAKVQRDSKVILKVSSSSTNREPVIIPDLEGRTVKEATDILNAIGLNIEIIGSGYAIKQNPAPNSEVNLGTTVKVEFSQTPIED; encoded by the coding sequence GTGGACAGTTTACAAGCTGTTGTTAAAACAAGGCTATTTATCGTACGCCTGATTTTGACAGTATTAGGTTTTGCTATTTTAGGACGTGTTTTTTGGATACAGATTGTTCGAGGGGATGACTTAAAAGAGCAGGCGCTAAATCAGTGGACAAATGATATGCTCATTGAACCTGCCCGAGGTAATATATACGACAGGAATAATAACCCCCTCGCCATAAGCGCTAAGTCTGATACTGTAGTTGCCAGTATTCCTGATATCAAAGACGAGGATATAGAAAAAACGGCTGCATCATTGTCGGCCGTTTTGCATATTAAAGAGGAAGATTTGGAAAAATCTTTAAGAGATGCTAAAAAAGCAAAGAAGGGCGCTATTTATATTAAACGAAAGATAAGCGACGAAGAATCAGAGGCTTTAAAAAAGCTAAATTTAAAAGGAATATATTTTATAAAAGAAACCAAGCGTTTTTATCCTGAGAAAAATCTATGTTCTCAAGTTTTAGGTTTTACGGGGATAGACGGAGAGGGGCTTAATGGAGTAGAATTAAGTTATGAAAATTACCTTAAAGGAACTCCCGGCAGAACGGTCTTTGAGAAAGACGTTTGGAGCAGAAAACTGCCATTCGGACAAGACCAATATACTCCGCCAAAAGACGGGCTGAATTTAGTGCTTACAATAGACAAAGTGATTCAAAATACTGCGGAAAGCGAATTGGAAAAAGCTCTTGTCGAACATAATGCCAAAAGAGGCACTATTATAGTAATGGACCCAAAAACCGGTGAAATACTGGCTATGGCAAGCAAACCTGATTATGATCCTAATTCATACAGCGAGTTTGATGAACAGCTGTGGAAAAACCCGGCTATATCTGATACGTATGAGCCCGGATCCACTTTTAAAATTATGACTGCACTAGCTTCTTTGGAAGAAGGTGTAGTAAGACCTGAAGATAAATTCTTCGATCCAGGGTATATTATGGTGTCTGGCGTAAAGATAAAATGCTGGTATCACAGTGGCCACGGCAGCCAAACCTTTGTGCAGGCCGTTGAAAATTCATGCAATCCGGTTTTTGTTGAGGTTGCAACAAAACTCGGTAAAGATCGCTTTATGGAGTATATAAATAAATTTGGTTTCGGAAAAGCAACAGGCATTGACCTACCGGGAGAGGCCAAGGGTTTATTACTGGATTCCTCTAAGATTGGTCCGGTAGAGCTGGCAACTATCTCTTTTGGCCAAGGGATATCGGTAACGCCTATACAAATGATTTCTGCGCTTACATGCGTGGCAAATGATGGGAAAATGGTAAAACCTCATATTGCAAAAGCTCTTACCGACAAAAACGGTAATGTGGTTAAGGAAGTTTTACCTGAATTTTCAGACCAGTTGGTCTCACCTAAAACAGCCCAAGAGATGAAAGGGATTTTAGAAAGCGTAGTCAGCAACGGAACAGGCGGAAAAGGGAAAATAGAAGGATACAGCGTGGCAGGTAAAACAGGTACCGCGGAAAAATATTCTCCCGGTAAGTATATTGTTTCATATATGGGATTTGCACCCTGCAAAGATCCAAAACTTGCAGCACTTGTAATCATTGATGAGCCAAAGGAAGATCTTATCTATGGAGGAACTATAGCCGGACCGGTTTTTCAAAAAGTAATGGCTGACTCTTTATCTTATCTTGGTATAAAGCCGGAGACTGCAGCAGTTGTAAATTCTGGCACTATCAAGTTACCAGATTTAAGGAATTTATTTATAGAAGATGCAAAAAAAATATTGACTCAAAATGATCTGGTTCCACAGATTGAAGGCAGCGGTTATGTAGTCGAAGAACAGACGCCGGCTCCGGGAGCCAAAGTTCAGAGAGACTCAAAAGTTATTTTAAAAGTTTCATCATCCAGTACAAACCGCGAACCTGTGATAATACCTGATTTAGAGGGTCGAACAGTTAAAGAAGCGACTGATATTTTAAATGCTATAGGCTTAAATATTGAAATTATCGGCAGCGGGTATGCAATAAAACAAAATCCTGCACCAAACTCCGAAGTAAATCTCGGAACTACGGTTAAAGTTGAATTTTCACAGACGCCGATAGAGGACTAA
- the ftsL gene encoding cell division protein FtsL produces MGVAERELQRRNYLQNQYDIPEKSIEKQEKKSKANYKLRYIMKLFCIVLLALLPLYRFAVITEAQDRINKLQTEAKKLEAQNEQLKVEVANLKSIKRIEEIARGKLSMKEPESDQILYLNTD; encoded by the coding sequence ATGGGGGTTGCTGAAAGGGAATTACAGCGAAGAAACTATTTACAAAATCAATACGACATTCCTGAAAAAAGCATAGAAAAACAAGAGAAGAAAAGTAAGGCGAATTACAAATTAAGATACATAATGAAATTGTTTTGTATAGTTCTTTTAGCGCTTTTGCCATTGTATAGATTTGCTGTAATTACCGAGGCTCAAGATAGAATTAACAAACTGCAAACTGAAGCAAAAAAATTAGAAGCGCAAAATGAGCAGCTAAAAGTTGAAGTGGCAAATTTAAAGTCTATCAAGAGAATAGAAGAGATAGCAAGGGGTAAGCTGAGCATGAAAGAACCCGAAAGTGACCAAATATTATATCTCAATACCGATTAA
- the rsmH gene encoding 16S rRNA (cytosine(1402)-N(4))-methyltransferase RsmH, which translates to MKYHHVPILLKESIDILNPKPGGVYVDATLGGGGHFENILKHAEYKGTFIGIDQDEDAILAAKTNFSKLDCDIRLVHDNFCNLKKILRENKIDVIDGIIFDLGVSSHQLDEDARGFSYNKDAPLDMRMNQEQELSAEDVVNNLPQEELKRIIAEYGEEPWASRIADFICEARQRERIRTTGELVEIIKNAIPARARRKGGHPARKTFQALRIYVNKELDILESSIKDAVEVLRPGGRICVITFHSLEDRIIKDTFKLLSTDCICPKDLPVCVCNHKKLIKVLTRKPIYPSEEEVKSNPRARSAKLRAAERL; encoded by the coding sequence GTGAAATATCATCACGTGCCAATACTGCTTAAAGAAAGTATTGACATTTTGAATCCAAAGCCAGGTGGAGTTTATGTAGATGCTACCCTGGGCGGAGGAGGACATTTTGAGAATATATTAAAGCATGCAGAGTATAAAGGAACATTTATCGGAATCGACCAAGATGAAGATGCTATTCTTGCTGCAAAAACAAACTTTTCAAAACTGGATTGCGACATACGTTTAGTACATGATAACTTTTGTAACCTGAAGAAGATTCTTCGGGAAAATAAAATAGATGTAATTGATGGTATAATATTTGACTTAGGAGTGTCTTCTCACCAATTAGATGAAGATGCGCGAGGTTTTTCGTACAATAAAGATGCACCATTGGATATGCGGATGAACCAAGAACAGGAATTAAGCGCAGAAGATGTTGTAAATAACCTGCCTCAGGAAGAATTAAAGAGGATAATAGCAGAGTATGGAGAAGAACCTTGGGCAAGCCGGATAGCTGATTTTATTTGTGAAGCGAGACAGAGAGAAAGAATTAGAACAACGGGTGAACTGGTTGAAATAATTAAAAATGCTATTCCTGCAAGAGCAAGGAGAAAAGGCGGACATCCGGCTCGAAAAACCTTTCAGGCACTGCGGATATATGTAAATAAAGAGCTGGATATATTGGAATCTAGTATAAAAGATGCAGTTGAAGTTTTAAGGCCGGGTGGAAGGATTTGTGTTATAACATTTCATTCCTTAGAAGATAGAATTATCAAAGACACCTTTAAACTGCTTTCAACAGACTGCATATGTCCAAAAGATTTACCCGTATGTGTCTGCAATCACAAAAAACTGATTAAGGTGCTTACACGTAAACCTATATATCCGTCAGAAGAAGAAGTAAAGTCGAACCCAAGGGCCCGAAGTGCGAAGCTGAGAGCCGCCGAAAGACTGTAA
- the mraZ gene encoding division/cell wall cluster transcriptional repressor MraZ encodes MFMGQFQHSLDHKGRLIMPAKFREILGPVFVLTKGLDSCLFAYSNDEWTLLEQKLKSLPFTHKDSRAFIRLFFSGAVEAELDKQGRILIPSHLREHAHIDKDVMVLGVSNRVEIWSLEQWESYSKEAAQSYEEIAEKLDLDI; translated from the coding sequence ATGTTTATGGGTCAGTTTCAACATTCTCTCGATCATAAGGGCAGACTTATAATGCCTGCCAAGTTTCGTGAGATATTAGGGCCGGTTTTTGTTTTGACAAAAGGCCTTGACTCATGCCTGTTTGCTTACTCCAATGATGAATGGACATTACTGGAACAAAAATTAAAATCTTTGCCTTTTACCCACAAAGACTCCAGAGCCTTTATTCGCCTGTTTTTTTCCGGAGCTGTAGAAGCAGAACTTGACAAGCAGGGCAGAATATTAATTCCGTCTCATCTTAGAGAACATGCTCACATCGACAAAGATGTAATGGTTTTGGGAGTGTCGAACCGAGTGGAAATATGGAGCCTGGAGCAGTGGGAGTCTTACAGTAAAGAGGCTGCTCAATCTTACGAAGAAATAGCGGAAAAACTAGACTTAGATATTTAG
- the yfmH gene encoding EF-P 5-aminopentanol modification-associated protein YfmH — MDAYLGERLVSKNLKDGLKVFVVPKMDYNKVFAMYSTHYGSVDNEFVVPDTGEQIKVPEGIAHFLEHKMFDMEYGNVFDKFSELGASTNAFTSYNYTTYLFSSTSKFEENLKLLLEFVETPYFTKESVEKERGIIAQELEMYEDEPDWQLLLNLLKCLYHKHPVRIDIGGTLESIQKIDVDTLYKCYNTFYHPSNMVLFVSGCIQPETVFEIVEKSRQAKASPLKAEIKRIYPDEPPTIYKPSHTTYLDTAEPLFLMGFKDIDVGYDGRPLLKKEIATDILLEILLGRSSKSYEKLYEEGLIDDRFSFNYEGQKDYGFCTIGGETPDPERLHKELEQIISDSLSKGISSDDFERVKKKHIGEFIQGFNSLEFISSAFVAYHHKNVNIFDYLNILEEISFEDVTKRLNTFFNLSRHAVSVVMPKEIMK, encoded by the coding sequence ATGGACGCATATTTAGGAGAACGCCTAGTTTCCAAAAACTTAAAAGATGGTCTTAAAGTATTTGTAGTGCCAAAGATGGATTATAATAAAGTTTTCGCAATGTATTCTACACACTATGGTTCCGTAGACAACGAATTTGTTGTGCCGGATACAGGTGAGCAGATAAAAGTTCCTGAAGGCATAGCACATTTTTTAGAACATAAAATGTTTGATATGGAATATGGCAACGTTTTTGATAAGTTTTCAGAGCTGGGAGCCTCGACAAATGCTTTTACCAGCTATAATTACACCACATACCTGTTTTCTTCTACATCAAAATTCGAAGAAAATCTAAAATTGCTTCTGGAATTTGTAGAAACTCCTTACTTTACCAAGGAAAGTGTAGAGAAAGAAAGAGGCATTATAGCCCAAGAACTTGAGATGTATGAGGACGAGCCTGATTGGCAGCTTTTACTTAACCTTTTAAAATGCCTTTACCATAAACATCCGGTTAGGATAGATATAGGGGGAACACTGGAGTCTATACAGAAAATTGATGTAGATACATTATATAAATGTTATAACACCTTTTATCATCCAAGCAATATGGTATTATTCGTAAGCGGTTGCATACAGCCTGAGACGGTTTTTGAGATAGTGGAAAAAAGCAGACAGGCAAAAGCTTCTCCTCTTAAAGCAGAGATAAAGAGAATTTACCCCGATGAGCCTCCTACAATATATAAACCTTCTCATACCACATACCTTGACACTGCAGAGCCGCTTTTTCTGATGGGCTTTAAAGACATAGACGTGGGATACGACGGCAGACCGCTTTTGAAAAAGGAAATAGCTACTGATATACTGCTTGAAATTTTACTAGGACGCAGTTCAAAATCCTATGAAAAGCTTTATGAAGAGGGACTCATAGATGATAGATTCAGCTTCAATTATGAAGGGCAAAAAGATTATGGTTTTTGCACAATAGGCGGCGAAACCCCTGACCCTGAAAGACTTCATAAAGAACTTGAACAAATTATCTCAGATAGTCTCAGCAAAGGAATTTCATCTGATGATTTTGAAAGAGTAAAGAAAAAACACATCGGTGAATTTATTCAAGGATTTAATTCATTAGAGTTTATAAGCAGCGCATTTGTTGCATATCATCACAAAAATGTAAATATATTCGATTACTTAAATATCTTAGAAGAAATTAGCTTTGAGGATGTTACAAAGAGACTCAACACATTTTTCAATCTTTCACGACATGCTGTCTCGGTAGTTATGCCAAAAGAAATTATGAAATAG
- the yfmF gene encoding EF-P 5-aminopentanol modification-associated protein YfmF, whose amino-acid sequence MGNLFKQKALENNINIHIYPTSKFKTINFYLFVHQELKKEIATKTALLPFVLKRGSQNFPTQRSMNLFLENLYGTSTDSDILKRGEVHVLEFYMEIPNPKFIGEENLIEEGLKVFQDVVQNPLTENGSFKKEYVDQEKEILKRNIESLYNDKFNYVIERCIQEMCEGEPFSIYKYGSVEDLQTIDSNNLYSYYNECITTCPMDLFILGDIDENKIEKLIKEMFFIQRKDIKKINTEFSEKIVEKPKYVEEKQDVNQGKLALGFRTNTKYGDSDYYALAVYNSILGGGPYSKLFQNVREKESLAYYAFSKLEKNKGLMLISSGIEFSKKDKALDIIGKQVEDMEKGNISAYEFDSAVKSLVNAFKEAADSPSAIIQSRLDGIINGVDETTDEIVDKLQKVTKDDVVNVAQKIKLDTIFFLNKID is encoded by the coding sequence TTGGGGAACTTATTTAAACAAAAAGCTTTAGAGAATAATATAAATATCCATATTTACCCTACTTCAAAATTTAAAACCATTAATTTTTATTTATTCGTTCATCAGGAATTAAAGAAAGAAATTGCGACAAAAACCGCACTTTTGCCCTTTGTATTAAAAAGAGGCAGTCAGAATTTCCCTACTCAAAGGAGTATGAATCTATTTCTTGAAAATCTTTATGGGACAAGCACCGACAGCGATATATTAAAACGTGGCGAAGTGCATGTCTTGGAATTTTACATGGAAATACCTAATCCAAAATTTATAGGAGAAGAAAACCTGATTGAAGAAGGATTAAAAGTCTTTCAGGACGTGGTGCAAAATCCTCTTACAGAAAATGGCAGCTTTAAAAAAGAATACGTAGATCAAGAAAAAGAAATCCTAAAAAGAAACATCGAATCTCTCTATAATGATAAGTTTAATTATGTAATCGAAAGATGTATTCAGGAAATGTGCGAAGGCGAACCATTCAGCATTTACAAATACGGTAGTGTAGAGGATTTACAGACTATAGACAGTAATAATTTATACAGCTATTATAATGAATGCATTACTACCTGCCCCATGGATCTTTTTATACTAGGTGATATCGATGAAAATAAAATAGAAAAACTGATAAAAGAAATGTTTTTTATCCAGAGAAAAGACATCAAGAAGATAAATACCGAGTTTTCTGAGAAAATTGTGGAAAAACCTAAATATGTTGAAGAAAAGCAAGATGTAAATCAAGGAAAACTTGCTCTGGGATTTAGGACAAATACAAAGTATGGCGATTCGGATTATTATGCTTTAGCGGTCTATAATAGCATATTAGGCGGAGGCCCGTATTCTAAGCTTTTCCAAAATGTAAGGGAAAAGGAAAGCCTGGCTTATTATGCATTTTCCAAGCTTGAAAAAAATAAGGGCTTGATGCTTATAAGCTCCGGAATAGAGTTTAGCAAAAAAGACAAGGCGCTGGATATAATAGGTAAGCAAGTTGAAGATATGGAAAAAGGCAATATTTCGGCTTATGAGTTTGACAGTGCGGTAAAAAGCCTTGTAAATGCCTTTAAGGAAGCGGCAGACAGCCCCTCTGCAATCATCCAGTCTCGCCTTGACGGTATAATAAACGGCGTAGATGAAACGACAGATGAAATTGTAGATAAACTGCAAAAGGTGACAAAAGATGATGTCGTAAATGTTGCACAAAAAATTAAGTTAGATACTATCTTCTTCTTAAATAAAATCGACTGA
- the scfB gene encoding thioether cross-link-forming SCIFF peptide maturase — translation MAGQIHKFRVFDKNLVLDVNSGSIFEVDNITYDVLDYYNTLSNNDIIAKLKTKYSKLEIEEALKEIKAMETEGYLFSNLDTNAILDKLDTRQYVKALCFNVAHDCNLRCKYCFASKGDYHGKREIMSSEVGKKALEFLAENSGDMEDVEVDFFGGEPLLAMDTIREVISYARILKKTWGKRFHFTITTNAVLLDDETIEYLHENMDNIVLSLDGRKEVNDFIRVRADGSGSYDKIVPNIKRVVELREKDNKEYYVRGTFTKHNLDFAKDVFHIANLGIREISLEPVVGKEGDYLLEDKDLDTLWKQYDEIAKEYMNRKKTGKLPFKFYHFNIDIYNGPCVYKRVWACGAGRDYLAVTPSGDIYPCHQFVGQDEFLMGNVADGKLDQKIVDILKDTHVFAKEECSKCWARYFCSGGCNANNLLICGDMKKPYHITCELQKKRIEYAIYLNLFSSE, via the coding sequence TTGGCAGGCCAGATTCATAAATTTAGAGTATTTGACAAAAATCTAGTCTTGGATGTAAACAGCGGCTCGATTTTTGAGGTAGATAATATAACGTATGATGTACTGGATTATTATAACACTTTGAGTAATAATGATATAATCGCAAAGCTTAAAACCAAGTATTCAAAGCTTGAGATAGAGGAAGCCTTAAAAGAAATTAAGGCAATGGAAACCGAAGGATATCTTTTTAGCAACTTGGATACAAATGCTATTCTAGACAAACTAGATACAAGGCAGTACGTAAAAGCTCTTTGTTTTAACGTTGCCCATGACTGCAATTTACGCTGCAAATATTGCTTTGCGTCAAAGGGAGATTATCACGGCAAAAGAGAAATAATGAGCAGCGAAGTAGGTAAAAAAGCCCTAGAATTTCTTGCAGAAAATTCGGGAGACATGGAAGATGTGGAAGTTGACTTTTTTGGCGGTGAGCCATTGCTTGCTATGGACACTATAAGAGAAGTTATTTCTTATGCGCGTATACTCAAAAAAACATGGGGTAAAAGATTTCATTTCACAATAACAACAAATGCAGTGCTGCTAGACGATGAAACCATTGAATATCTCCATGAGAATATGGACAACATAGTTTTAAGCCTTGATGGCAGAAAAGAAGTAAACGATTTTATTCGAGTGAGGGCAGACGGCAGTGGCAGTTATGATAAAATAGTGCCTAATATAAAAAGGGTTGTGGAACTTAGAGAAAAGGATAACAAAGAATATTATGTAAGAGGTACTTTTACAAAGCACAATCTTGATTTTGCAAAAGATGTTTTTCATATTGCAAACCTTGGGATTCGTGAAATATCTCTCGAACCGGTTGTTGGAAAAGAAGGGGATTATCTTTTAGAAGATAAAGATTTAGATACTTTATGGAAACAGTACGATGAAATTGCCAAGGAATACATGAACCGTAAAAAAACCGGTAAATTACCCTTTAAATTCTATCATTTTAACATAGATATATATAATGGGCCATGTGTATATAAAAGAGTATGGGCCTGTGGAGCAGGCAGAGATTACCTTGCGGTAACTCCTTCGGGAGACATATACCCATGCCACCAGTTTGTAGGGCAAGATGAGTTTTTAATGGGAAATGTGGCTGACGGAAAGCTTGACCAAAAAATTGTGGATATACTGAAGGATACACATGTCTTTGCAAAAGAAGAATGTTCCAAGTGCTGGGCCAGATACTTTTGCAGCGGAGGATGCAATGCTAACAATTTACTAATTTGCGGCGATATGAAAAAACCCTATCATATTACTTGCGAACTCCAGAAAAAGCGAATTGAATACGCAATCTATTTAAATTTGTTTTCATCTGAATAG
- a CDS encoding transglutaminase-like domain-containing protein produces MLKLKRILCLLMCFLFMLPILNKPLASQADVFDLSDAELGIVKVNQALKDKKIKVMIQKNNVSYFYDVNNVGQTLPLQMGSGTYKLTLLEYIDSNKYMPKDSKDIEVKLADEKLPFLQSASPIYWDKNGEAAKMAAKLSENLSTDEQKAYAIYDYIVKNFEYDKDKVKSLNSNYIPSVEETLSTKKGICFDYAALYAAMLRSINIPAKLVKGYKNDVSEYHAWNEVYLQNQGWITVDACYDSIMSKSGKAVSFKKNANEFKKEKEY; encoded by the coding sequence TTGCTTAAACTAAAGAGGATACTCTGCCTTTTGATGTGTTTTTTGTTTATGCTTCCAATTTTAAACAAACCTCTTGCAAGCCAGGCAGATGTATTTGATTTAAGCGATGCAGAACTTGGAATAGTAAAGGTAAATCAGGCGCTGAAAGATAAAAAAATAAAGGTAATGATTCAAAAGAACAATGTAAGTTATTTTTACGATGTAAATAATGTTGGGCAAACACTTCCGCTTCAGATGGGTTCAGGCACATACAAACTGACGCTGTTGGAGTATATTGACAGCAACAAGTACATGCCTAAAGACAGCAAAGATATAGAGGTTAAATTAGCAGACGAAAAATTGCCTTTTTTACAGTCAGCATCTCCGATTTACTGGGATAAAAACGGGGAAGCGGCTAAGATGGCTGCAAAGCTTTCAGAAAACTTAAGCACCGATGAGCAAAAAGCATATGCCATATATGATTACATAGTAAAAAACTTTGAGTATGACAAAGATAAGGTCAAAAGCCTTAACAGTAATTACATACCCTCAGTGGAAGAAACGCTTTCCACAAAAAAAGGTATATGTTTTGACTATGCGGCACTTTATGCTGCAATGCTTAGGAGTATTAACATACCGGCAAAACTTGTCAAGGGCTATAAAAATGACGTAAGCGAGTATCATGCATGGAATGAAGTATATCTTCAAAATCAAGGCTGGATTACAGTTGATGCATGTTATGATTCCATAATGTCAAAAAGCGGTAAAGCAGTTTCATTTAAGAAAAATGCAAATGAATTTAAAAAAGAGAAAGAATATTAG